Proteins from one Besnoitia besnoiti strain Bb-Ger1 chromosome XIII, whole genome shotgun sequence genomic window:
- a CDS encoding putative cell-cycle-associated protein kinase (encoded by transcript BESB_030970) → MTTPTSLSGPSRSLSVSSSSSSSSSSSSLSSSLSSSAPQRGRRRNYGYGSCRSISDFEIKQVIGEGTYGRVWKAYDKRNDAVVAIKQMCLLQQQSAREGFPRTAVREIRLLKQLQHPNVVELMEVVCGPDLTKAKGTKEGSTQPYSGNNSVYLVFEHCERDLGVLLDSRTQPFCASEIKHIMRQLLQALHHLHSNFVIHRDVKLSNILISSNGSIKLADFGLTRTFAEPGCTMTDGVVTLWYRAPELLFGASTYNEKIDLWAVGCIFGELLANNPFLPGKTEQEQVHLMCALLGAPDEQQWPGVTQLPGWGTLKPPPNQKRSTSLRELFPKESANCVDLLSRLLIYDPAKRISARDALLHPYFTDQPAMSCVRLLSSNTQLTAQLRQAETRLKRRMAHAGVPANDQAAGKAASERENLISEVKRVRKASIFD, encoded by the exons aTGACAACTCCGACGAGTCTCAGCGGACCGTCTCGGTcgctctccgtctcctcttcttcttcctcttcttcctcttcttcctctctgtcgtcttctctctcttcttcggctcCGCAGCGAGGTCGCCGCCGGAACTACGGATACGGTAGCTGTCGCTCAATATCTGATTTTGAGATAAAGCAAGTCATCGGCGAAGGCACCTACG GGCGCGTCTGGAAAGCGTACGACAAGCGCAACGATGCAGTCGTTGCGATCAAACAGATgtgcctgctgcagcagcagagtgCGCGAGAAGGCTTTCCACGCACCGCTGTGCGCGAGATACGTCTGCTCAAGCAACTGCAACACCCCAACGTCGTGG AGCTGATGGAAGTCGTGTGCGGTCCGGACTTGACAAAAGCGAAGGGCACGAAGGAGGGCTCGACGCAGCCTTATTCAGGCAATAACTCCGTTTACCTC GTTTTTGAGCACTGCGAGCGCGACCTCGGCGTCCTTCTCGACTCACGCACGCAGCCCTTTTGTGCGAGTGAAATCAAACACATcatgcggcagctgctgcaggcacTGCATCATCTCCACTCCAACTTTGTGATTCACCGAGACGTCAAACTCTCCAACATCCTCATCAGCTCAAACGGGTCGATAAAGCTCGCAGACTTTGGGCTCACGAG AACTTTCGCGGAGCCTGGCTGCACAATGACGGATGGAGTGGTAACGCTGTGGTACCGCGCCCCCGAGCTGCTCTTCGGCGCGTCGACGTACAACGAGAAAATCGATCTCTGGGCCGTCGGATGCATCTTCGGCGAGCTCTTGGCGAACAA TCCCTTCCTGCCGGGGAAAACTGAGCAAGAACAAGTCCATTTGATGTGTGCGCTGCTAGGCGCCCCTGACGAACAGCAGTGGCCGGGCGTCACGCAGCTTCCAGGCTGGGGCACGCTGAAGCCCCCGCCCAATCAG AAGCGCTCGACGTCGCTGCGTGAGCTCTTTCCTAAGGAGAGCGCCAACTGCGTCGACTTGCTCAGCCGCCTTCTCATCTACGATCCTGCGAAGCGCATCTCCGCCAGGGACG CGCTGCTTCATCCCTACTTCACCGATCAGCCGGCGATGAGCTGTGTGCGCCTGCTGTCTAGCAACACCCAGCTCACCGCGCAGCTGAGGCAGGCCGAGACGCGGCTGAAGCGGCGCATGGCGCACGCGGGCGTGCCGGCGAACGACCAAGCCGCAGGGAAAGCCGCCTCAGAAAG GGAAAATCTCATTTCCGAGGTGAAGCGGGTCCGCAAGGCGTCGATCTTCGACTGA
- a CDS encoding hypothetical protein (encoded by transcript BESB_030980) yields MSHLATEEIPCVRYICEFLSGGDIDGFPSFGSLQRLSHLTSSQTGSAAWGQPVPLRAAVGSFFSFRVSARVRASQYLAEVSDFPRQRRVISQRPASGGVWGCGGGAPPAPEIRVLRAELRAVLLSLSANPLGAMANPLGAMATRLPEASSALRAPRFREPFVPCLRLRSLFLLLCCVVAAHLCAPREEACVAAARPRLSAPAEDESDSASSWSSSYGSASEEESDPSSNDFPLAHAQLRPTPTLLLRTPQPAPQNDFLSRLWDATASRGQSYLDAVKESFSSPPESYSDAASQFISASGNFLQGAFDEARDQLATTWRKSQLAWDDFASSASEFGERAWRTLQKPEDVEELIVPESYTPLTDAGGAGTRRDLPPALPRAALAPFANVLPSVLSAALQSVAASKLAAEVSELLGTEETAQNWAVASKMLRETGKLDPSHPAVVDLVQKVVVAVAVMGAALDGLAARSGFIGDAVRASGVSLVVRLLKNALQRSPHVGSSGADDQDAEKASERARGSEDRGADDEEIRARVVSEAIHSIKSMPGTGLEAIERKYQSILTRAGVLPGQLKAGLRRVLGNGAVAEEPDSYASVYAPRETPSAPARLQTPFEDSDDE; encoded by the coding sequence ATGTCCCATCTGGCAACTGAGGAGATCCCTTGCGTTCGCTACATTTGCGAGTTCCTCTCGGGTGGGGACATCGACGGTTTTCCGAGTTTCGGCTCGCTTCAGCGGCTCTCGCATCTCACGTCGAGTCAGACCGGGTCCGCGGCTTGGGGGCAGCCCGTcccgctgcgggcggccgtcggttccttcttctccttccgcgTATCCGCTCGAGTGCGCGCTTCTCAATATTTGGCTGAAGTTTCAGATTTTCcacgccagcgacgcgtGATAAGCCAACGACCAGCAAGCGGAGGTGTCTGGGGCTGCGGTGGaggggcgccgccagcccccGAAATTCGGGTCCTGCGCGCGGAACTCCGTGCAGTcttgctctctctgtcggcgAATCCGCTAGGCGCCATGGCGAATCCGCTAGGCGCCATGGCGACTCGCTTGCCCGAGGCGAGCTCCGCtttgcgggcgccgcgtttCAGAGAGCCCTTCGTCccctgtctgcgtctgcgttctcTGTTTCTGCTGCTCTGCTGCGTGGTAGCCGCGCACCTGTGTGCgccccgcgaggaggcgtgcgtcgcggctgcgcggccgcgcctctccgcgccggcggaagacgagagcgactCTGCTTCTAGCTGGTCGTCGTCGTATGGTTCTGCGtccgaggaggaaagcgaccCGTCCAGCAACGACTTTCCGCTGGCACACGCCCAGCTgcgcccgacgccgacgctgctgctgcgcacgccgcagcccgcTCCTCAGAACGACTTCCTCTCGCGGCTGTGGGACGCGACGGCCTCGAGAGGGCAGAGCTACCTCGACGCCGTCAAAGAAAGCTTCTCCAGCCCGCCCGAGTCCTACTcagacgccgcctcgcaATTTATCTCCGCGTCAGGGAACTTCCTGCAGGGTGCCttcgacgaggcgcgcgaccaGCTCGCGACGACATGGAGAAAGTCGCAGCTCGCATGGGATGActtcgcctcgtccgcaTCTGAGTTCGGCGAGCGTGCCTGGCGCACGCTGCAGAAACCAGAAGACGTTGAAGAGCTCATCGTGCCGGAGTCCTACACGCCGCTGaccgacgcgggcggcgcggggacgCGCAGGGACTTGCccccggcgctgccgcgcgcggcgctggcgccctTCGCGAATGTCCTGCCGTCGGTGCTCTCGGCTGCGCTCCAGTCAGTTGCGGCGAGcaagctggcggcggaggtgaGCGAGCTCCTTGGCACTGAGGAGACCGCGCAGAATTGGGCCGTCGCGTCCAAGATGCTGCGGGAGACTGGCAAACTGGATCCCTCCCACCCCGCAGTCGTGGACCTCGTCCAGAAAGTCgtcgtcgcggtcgccgtcaTGGGCGCAGCCCTCGAcggcctcgcagcgcgcTCGGGGTTCATCGGAGACGCTGTGCGGGCCTCGGGAGTCTCGCTCGTGGTACGCCTCCTGAAGAACGCCCTGCAGCGCTCCCCACAcgtcggcagcagcggcgcggacgaccaagacgcagagaaggcctccgagagggcgcgcggcagcgaggacaGGGGagccgacgacgaagagatACGCGCCAGGGTCGTCTCGGAAGCCATCCACTCCATCAAAAGCATGCCCGGGACGGGCCTCGAGGCAATCGAACGCAAGTACCAGAGCATCCTGACCCGCGCGGGAGTCCTGCCAGGGCAGCTGAAGGCCGGGCTCCGGCGCGTCCTGGGGAACGGAGCCGTCGCCGAAGAACCTGATTCGTACGCGTCGGTCTACGccccgcgagagacgccaTCCGCGCCAGCCCGCCTGCAGACACCATTCGAGGACTCCGACGACGAGTGA